DNA from Thermoplasmata archaeon:
AGCGGGAAGGTGAACTATGGCTACTGAGCCCGGTGCACCTCCACCCTACAAGCGGACGGAGCTCATGGCGATCTGCGCGGCCCGCGAAATTCGGGATGGGGAGATCGCCTTCATCGGGACGGGTCTCCCGATGCTCGGAGGCATGCTCGCGAAGCACACGCACGCCCCGAACTGCATCATGATCTTCGAGTCCGGCGTCGTCGATGCGCGGCCCAAGCGGACGCCCCTGTCCATCGGCGATGGATGCCTCGTCCCCGGGAGCGTGATGCTCTGCGGGCTCACGGAGGTCTTCGGGCTCCTGATGCAGCCCGGCTACGTGGACGTGGGCTACATCGGCGGTGCCCAGATC
Protein-coding regions in this window:
- a CDS encoding CoA-transferase — translated: MATEPGAPPPYKRTELMAICAAREIRDGEIAFIGTGLPMLGGMLAKHTHAPNCIMIFESGVVDARPKRTPLSIGDGCLVPGSVMLCGLTEVFGLLMQPGYVDVGYIGGAQIDKFGNLNTTVIGDYRAPKVRLPGSGGANDIGSLAQRTIIMMKQDRLKFVQKVDYVTTPGYIDGPGGRERAGLPRGGPSCVISDMGVYRFDPQTKELYLESVH